The Salegentibacter sp. Hel_I_6 region TGCATATTTTGAAAATGATTAGAAAACATACCATCCACTGCCTGGTAAGATGAATTATCCTTTAATTCTCCCTCCTTTAATATGTTATACAACCATTTCCCCATTAGTTCAGGCTAAAGGATTTTTTAAATTTCCCAAGTAATTCAGCTTCTCTGCCGGTTCCCCTAAGATATTCCTGCAATAAGGGTTGAATATTATCCTCCCAAACGGCTTTCCTCACTTCAGAAACCGATGAGTTTTCTGCGTAGTTCAAGTTCCACAGGTAAGCGTGGCCTATGCAGTAATCTTTCCCAAGAAGTTCCTGGTTTCTTATGTTATCGTTTAAGTTTTCAAGATTTTTCGCTAAATCACTCCAATTTTTAAAATGAGGTTTATCGGTATTTTCAGTGAGGTGATATCTCAAAATGGAAGTATCGGGTTGTACTTCTTCCCACCTAAACCTTCTACGCAGAGCAAAATCAAAGCTTTCCACACTTCGGTCTATGGTGTTCATCGTGGCGATTATAAAAACATTGTTAGGAACAAAAAACCGGTATTCTTCACCTATTTTAATCATTCCTGTACTATCAGTATTTAAGTGGGAATATTGAGTTTTGATCATACCTTCATAACCACGATATTCTAAGCAATACATCAATTCACCGAAAACCCGGCTTAGTTCTGCGCGGTTTATTTCATCGATAATTATAAAAAAGGGAGGGACTATAGATTCCAGTTTTTTTCCTGGATCAGCATTAAAGATGAATTCCCAATGAACTCCATTTAATTTATCTTTATAGGAATGAATGTCTTCAACTTTAAGGTCTTCCCATTTACGGTTTTTATTGATTATTTTTTGCTCAATAAGATCCTTTTCCCATTTACCCGCTTTAATGCACAAATCTTTAAAAACACCATTTTGTAAAGCAAGCTGGGTTTGGTTCTGATTATCTATAGTGGGACGTAAGCCTTCCATAAAATCTTCATAAGTAAAGGATGGATGAAACTGAACTACCTTTACTAATTCATCATAAGTGATGTCTGAACCGGCTTCAATTTCACCACACCAAAGCTCATATTGTAATTCAGTAGTCTTTTTGGCATTATAGGTTTTTCCAGTGCCGGGAGCACCATATTTGACTACCTGTTTTTTAAGGCTAAAGGGATTGGATAGGTTTGTATATATTTCCCAGTAAAAAAGCCCTATCCAGTGATCGTCTATTTCAACCTCATCATCATTCCAAAGGTCTTTTAAGCCTTCCCGTATTTCACTTATAGCATATTTATTTTTATGGAACCAATCTGTTTCTGTGGCGTTGTATGTTGGAATAAGGTTACGATCTTGTAACCATTTAAAGACCTGATCAAACTTGCCGTTATCTACAGTAGTGGTAACATCAAGGGTAGCAGCCCCCATTATCCTATTTATTAATACCGGATTGTTACCTACCTCACGGTCACTCCAGTATTTTTTAAGCTTCTCAAAGCCGGTAAAATCGGGTTGCAGGATTATTTCCTTAATGGTTTCTCTGAACAGGGAGTCTTCTTTAAAAGAATTGAAGTTTTCTTTACTAAGTACCGATTGCCCCCGGGAAGAAACCCCATTCGATTTTTCATAAACCAAATCCTTAATAAATACGTCGTAGGGATTATCAGATTTGGAATAGTAAGTCTCCGCGTAAAGTTCTTTAGAATTTAGATCTATGCTATTTTCAGAATTCTCCAGGGCGGTCTTAACCTTTTGAACAGCACCGGTGATATCTTTATATGATTTGTACCAGCCAATAAGGTGGTGCTTTCGGTTATTAATTAAGTGCCTATATAAATTTTGTAATTTTTTGCTCATATATATTTCTTTAAACCTCAACCTCCACTTTCCCGGTTAACAAATCCTGCATCAGGCCTTTTTTAAGGCTTTGGTGCTTGGAGAGGTTGGTTTGTTCTTTATGAATTAAAGACATAATCCTGTTTAATTTTTTACTGATTTCGAATTGCTCTTCAAGATTTTGAGGAAATGGCATCCTCATTTTTTTGATATCTCTCAAGGTGATTCTTTTTAAGGCACTTCCGGACACTAATTTGTAAAGTTCAAGATCGAAATACCCTGACTGTAATACAAAAGATAAGTACTCCGGATTTACTTTTTTTGAGGGACGAATAATTGCAATAGATGACAATAAAACTATATCTCTGCTTCCACTAAATAAAATGACTTTTCCAATGGTACCATCTTTAGATAAAAGAACATCATCTTTAATTGGTGAACAATTTTGTCTTTTTAACTCCCGAAAAACTTCCTTTTTAATTTTGGTGCATTTTTCATAATTAAACCCATATGAAGTCATATCCTTCACATTCCCTATAGGTAAACCATCTTCTTGTGGTACAGGACTAAAGTGAGCACCATCTGTTATTAAATTCGCCGAATTTTCAAGATTGGTTATCATCCATTCCTTCGGAATCCACCCCAATTCGGTTTCTTTATAAAGCTCAGGTGCGTCTTTCTGGGAGGGGCGGAGTTTGCCGGTTTGGGGGTCTATGCCGCGGGTAAAGAGGTCCTGCATCATTCCCTGCTTTAGGGCCTTATATTTGGCAATGGCCGCCTCCGTTTTTTCAATCACCGCATCTATCGTGTTGAGAATTTTTGCGATTTTACGTTGGTGAGGTAAAGGAGGTAAAGGAATTAAAGTTGAATCAATTAAATTTTTACTCAAGTTAGGCTGACCTGAACCTTGGGCAAAGAATAAAATTTTTTCCTTTCGTAATTTTAGTTGATGATATATAAAATCATTATCATCTTTCCTGGGAATTAAAGCTAAGACAGCTTGATTTGATGTAGCTCTAATCTTCAATTTAGAAACCTGACCAGCTGTTGCTCCGTACATTGCCATTAACACAGCGTTTTCAGGTATCCATTTAGCACTGGATAATTTCAGTGCTTTTTCTGTAATATGCTCTGATGTTTTTGTAATAGTAGCTTGGTTGACTTCTCCAGAGGAAATCCAAGGAATATCACCATTATAAAAAGAAGGGTTACTTCTACTGGGCGTACCTCCTGCGAAAGTTGTACAAACAGCACCTAATTTTACTTCCGTCCAACTATCCCTCATAGCCCAACTCCTTTAAATAGTTATTCAGCTGTTCGGCTTCCCGGTCGCGTTTCTCTAAAATATCTTTTAAGGTAACCGCGTATTTGATGTGAAGGTTTTGCACCGTAGCGATATACTCGTTCACGAAAGCTTTTACATAATTGCTATAACGGTTTTGAAGGAGTTGCAGCCAACGCTCCAGGATAAGGCCTTTGGCTTCGGCTTCGGTGATCTTTTCCCGGGCGGCTTCTAACAAAGTATCTTTTTTGGCTTCGGTAGCTTTTATACCGGCTTTCAGGTCCTTTAGTTCTTTGTCCAGCTTGCTGTGCTTTTGCAGTTGGGCATCAATTGCTTTTTTGCGCTTATTGGCCGTCGGGATCTTTTCTTCCAGGTCGGTTATTTTCTGTTTTAAGTCTTTGATTTCCGCAGCATCGCCATTTGCATTTAGTAAAGTGCTTAAGGCTTTCTGGTATTCCTTAAGCTGTTTTTTATAAGTACGTACATCGGCATTGAGTTCTTTGAGTCGGCCTTTGAGCCCTTTTAAATTTTCTTTGGAATAAATTCCTGTTTCCTCCTCATCTTCATAATCTTCGGCTTCAGCAGCTTCAAAGAGGCTTTCCAGTTCGGCTATCTTGTTGCGATCTTCTTCCATTTGTGCCAGAACATCGGGAAACTGGCTCTGAAGGATATCCATTTCTGGAATAAGTTCAGGACCCCAGCCACTCGCCGCGACCGATTTGAATTCAGTTTTCAGGTCATCCCAGAAACCGGCAAAAGCTCCACGAATTTCGTGCTCGTCCAGGGCGTTGAGTTGGTTTAATTCAGCAATAACAGAAGGCATCACTTTTTTGCGCAGCAGGGCAGCATTACCCGAGTGGGGCAGGTTTTCAAATTCATCCTGTACATTTTGCCACCAGGATAAAACTTTCTCCTCATACAAGCGATAGAGCTCTTTTACTTTAGGATTGTTTTCAATAAAGTCCTTGATCTCTTCTTTAGAAGTAAGGTTTTCAGCAAAATCATAGAGCTCCTCATCCCGGGCTACAAAAAGTTCTTTGTTCATCCCCAGCATTGCCTTAGAGGAGGCTTCCAGCACGTCTACCTCATCGGCCGGCATTCCACCATTAAGGTGCGCCTTTACATTTTGAGGTTCGGCTTCGGGAGAATTATCTACATAACGGCGAATGTTGAGGTTGTAAACTTCTTCCTCAATTTCCTCCAGCTTTACGAGTCGACTGTATTTTGAAATTTCAGCTTTAGAGAAATAG contains the following coding sequences:
- a CDS encoding restriction endonuclease subunit S, giving the protein MRDSWTEVKLGAVCTTFAGGTPSRSNPSFYNGDIPWISSGEVNQATITKTSEHITEKALKLSSAKWIPENAVLMAMYGATAGQVSKLKIRATSNQAVLALIPRKDDNDFIYHQLKLRKEKILFFAQGSGQPNLSKNLIDSTLIPLPPLPHQRKIAKILNTIDAVIEKTEAAIAKYKALKQGMMQDLFTRGIDPQTGKLRPSQKDAPELYKETELGWIPKEWMITNLENSANLITDGAHFSPVPQEDGLPIGNVKDMTSYGFNYEKCTKIKKEVFRELKRQNCSPIKDDVLLSKDGTIGKVILFSGSRDIVLLSSIAIIRPSKKVNPEYLSFVLQSGYFDLELYKLVSGSALKRITLRDIKKMRMPFPQNLEEQFEISKKLNRIMSLIHKEQTNLSKHQSLKKGLMQDLLTGKVEVEV
- a CDS encoding McrB family protein, giving the protein MSKKLQNLYRHLINNRKHHLIGWYKSYKDITGAVQKVKTALENSENSIDLNSKELYAETYYSKSDNPYDVFIKDLVYEKSNGVSSRGQSVLSKENFNSFKEDSLFRETIKEIILQPDFTGFEKLKKYWSDREVGNNPVLINRIMGAATLDVTTTVDNGKFDQVFKWLQDRNLIPTYNATETDWFHKNKYAISEIREGLKDLWNDDEVEIDDHWIGLFYWEIYTNLSNPFSLKKQVVKYGAPGTGKTYNAKKTTELQYELWCGEIEAGSDITYDELVKVVQFHPSFTYEDFMEGLRPTIDNQNQTQLALQNGVFKDLCIKAGKWEKDLIEQKIINKNRKWEDLKVEDIHSYKDKLNGVHWEFIFNADPGKKLESIVPPFFIIIDEINRAELSRVFGELMYCLEYRGYEGMIKTQYSHLNTDSTGMIKIGEEYRFFVPNNVFIIATMNTIDRSVESFDFALRRRFRWEEVQPDTSILRYHLTENTDKPHFKNWSDLAKNLENLNDNIRNQELLGKDYCIGHAYLWNLNYAENSSVSEVRKAVWEDNIQPLLQEYLRGTGREAELLGKFKKSFSLN